In Ptychodera flava strain L36383 chromosome 21, AS_Pfla_20210202, whole genome shotgun sequence, a genomic segment contains:
- the LOC139121627 gene encoding tumor necrosis factor ligand superfamily member 10-like, giving the protein MDAMLKVGRWSSKNVISFSENVDVDDYHMIVPKSGIYNVYSQVGFQVIGNEDDTDLKEYLHYTVLISTDYSSKNINLMKSVRIRDGTYGSLSSFHSGLFKLKEGDNIYMKVYLPSSEVQLDCRQESTFMGMYLVSDEQRV; this is encoded by the exons ATGGATGCAATGCTTAAAGTCGGCAGGTGGAGCTCTAAAAATGTGATCTCTTTCAGCGAAAACGTTGATGTCGATGACTATCACATGATTGTTCCAAAGTCGGGAATCTACAATGTCTACTCACAG GTTGGTTTCCAAGTCATAGGGAACGAAGATGACACAGATTTGAAGGAATATCTCCATTACACGGTGTTAA TCAGCACAGACTACtcatcaaaaaatattaaccTGATGAAAAGTGTTCGTATCCGAGATGGCACCTACGGGTCTCTGAGTAGTTTCCACTCCGGACTGTTCAAACTTAAAGAGGGAGACAATATCTACATGAAAGTGTATCTACCGAGCAGTGAGGTTCAGTTGGACTGCCGACAGGAATCGACCTTCATGGGAATGTATCTCGTCAGTGATGAACAGCGTGTGTGA